A portion of the Clostridium gelidum genome contains these proteins:
- a CDS encoding 4Fe-4S dicluster domain-containing protein, which produces MFQFDNQLLKLKHEVLTRVAVLAKENKISKEEIEKIPYDMITGEIANYRDTVEHERDVVLERAKLAAGCMPSGKNAQELVDIDEEKQILYVIKTACDRCPTKKFQVTDACRNCIAHKCESSCNFGAITYVDGRAYIDLDKCKECGMCNKACPYNAIAEDMRPCKKSCPTGALSYNVEDFSAEIQENKCVNCGACMSACPFGAIEDKSSIVKVVNRLTQNGNIYAVVAPAITGEFGPKTTYGQVKNAIKALGFTDMLEAACGADAVTVHESNEFVERMEKGDSYMTNSCCPGFLSYIEKIMPDQAERISGTVSPMVATGRYIKAKDKDAKVVFIGPCTAKKNEVLIDSIKDSVDYVLTFEELIALFDAFEIDPTTCEDIVVDEASIFGRNFALGGGLTAAIENYVQEKGVDVDFKPVKISGGAEIKKTMTMAKVGKLDGNFIEGMMCEGGCINGAAKIVSVMKAKAPFTKINQQGTIKSVLSNKTIEEYHDINLER; this is translated from the coding sequence ATGTTTCAATTTGATAATCAACTTTTAAAACTAAAACATGAGGTTCTTACTAGAGTTGCAGTATTAGCAAAGGAAAATAAAATCAGCAAAGAAGAAATAGAGAAAATTCCTTATGATATGATTACAGGAGAAATTGCAAATTATAGAGATACTGTTGAACACGAAAGAGATGTAGTTTTAGAAAGAGCAAAACTTGCGGCCGGTTGTATGCCAAGTGGTAAGAATGCACAAGAACTAGTGGATATAGATGAAGAAAAGCAAATATTATATGTTATAAAAACAGCATGTGATAGATGTCCAACAAAGAAATTTCAAGTTACTGATGCGTGTAGAAATTGTATAGCTCATAAGTGTGAAAGTTCATGTAATTTTGGAGCGATTACATATGTTGATGGAAGAGCTTATATTGATCTTGATAAATGTAAGGAATGCGGAATGTGTAATAAGGCATGCCCTTACAATGCTATTGCAGAAGATATGAGACCTTGTAAGAAATCATGTCCAACAGGGGCATTAAGCTATAACGTAGAAGATTTCAGTGCTGAAATTCAAGAAAATAAGTGTGTAAATTGTGGTGCTTGTATGTCAGCGTGTCCATTTGGAGCTATAGAAGATAAAAGTTCAATCGTCAAGGTTGTTAATAGATTAACACAAAACGGCAATATCTATGCTGTAGTAGCACCAGCGATAACTGGAGAATTTGGACCAAAGACAACTTATGGACAAGTTAAGAATGCAATTAAAGCATTAGGATTTACAGATATGTTAGAAGCAGCATGCGGAGCAGATGCTGTTACTGTACATGAAAGTAATGAATTTGTAGAGAGAATGGAAAAGGGCGATAGCTATATGACTAATTCATGTTGCCCAGGATTCTTAAGTTATATTGAAAAAATCATGCCAGATCAAGCTGAAAGAATTTCAGGAACTGTTTCGCCAATGGTAGCTACAGGTAGATATATAAAAGCTAAAGATAAGGATGCTAAAGTAGTATTCATAGGACCTTGTACTGCTAAGAAAAATGAAGTGTTAATAGATTCTATAAAAGATTCAGTTGATTATGTATTAACTTTTGAAGAATTAATAGCCTTATTTGATGCGTTTGAAATAGATCCTACAACATGTGAAGATATAGTAGTTGATGAGGCTTCAATCTTTGGTAGAAATTTTGCTTTAGGTGGAGGATTAACTGCTGCTATAGAAAACTACGTACAAGAAAAAGGTGTTGATGTAGACTTTAAGCCAGTTAAAATTTCGGGTGGAGCAGAGATCAAGAAGACTATGACTATGGCTAAGGTTGGTAAATTAGATGGAAATTTTATTGAAGGTATGATGTGTGAAGGTGGTTGTATAAATGGAGCTGCTAAGATTGTATCAGTAATGAAAGCTAAAGCACCATTTACAAAAATAAATCAACAAGGAACAATTAAGAGTGTATTATCTAATAAAACAATAGAAGAATATCATGATATAAACTTAGAAAGATAA
- the groES gene encoding co-chaperone GroES yields the protein MNIKPLGERVVIKKLEAEEKTKSGIVLTGTAKERPQEAEVVAVGPGAIVDGKRVDMEVKVGDKVLYSKYAGTEVKVDTEEYTILKQEDILAIVE from the coding sequence ATGAACATTAAACCACTTGGTGAAAGAGTAGTAATTAAAAAATTAGAGGCAGAGGAAAAGACAAAAAGCGGGATAGTCTTAACTGGTACTGCAAAGGAAAGACCACAAGAAGCAGAAGTTGTAGCAGTAGGCCCTGGAGCTATTGTAGATGGGAAAAGAGTAGATATGGAAGTTAAGGTTGGAGATAAGGTTTTATACTCTAAGTATGCTGGTACAGAAGTAAAAGTAGATACAGAAGAATATACGATATTAAAACAAGAAGACATACTAGCGATAGTTGAATAA